Proteins from a genomic interval of Thamnophis elegans isolate rThaEle1 chromosome 2, rThaEle1.pri, whole genome shotgun sequence:
- the CBY3 gene encoding protein chibby homolog 3, whose product MRDYWADHFSRKFYPRRPTLRQATTLSTFYLLDYKTRQAELGMNYDHPCAQLNKAKFVFHNGEWKNENIPQQMPLLQLFPSPEKESPNKALKKANKSLLEENNYLKLQLELLMDMLTETTARLHLVEKKLDTTTWHSNTKKSNNKVLMLRA is encoded by the coding sequence ATGCGTGATTACTGGGCTGATCATTTTTCTCGTAAATTCTATCCAAGAAGGCCAACGCTTCGCCAAGCAACTACATTATCCACCTTTTATTTATTGGACTACAAAACCCGACAAGCTGAACTTGGAATGAACTATGACCATCCATGTGCTCAGCTGAACAAAGCAAAATTTGTCTTCCACAATGGTGAGTGGAAAAATGAGAATATCCCCCAACAGATGCCCTTATTACAGTTATTCCCCTCACCAGAAAAGGAATCACCCAACAAGGCCCTGAAGAAAGCAAACAAATCCTTACTGGAAGAGAACAATTACTTGAAGCTGCAGCTTGAGCTGCTTATGGACATGCTTACGGAGACCACAGCACGACTACATTTAGTAGAAAAAAAGCTGGACACTACTACTTGGCATTCAAATACGAAAAAGTCAAATAACAAGGTGCTTATGCTTCGAGCTTAA